GTGCGCGAGAGATTTTCGTAAAGATTGGGGCAAAGGATGGAATTAAGCTCTGTGACACCAAAATCGCCCTTGCCAGACAGAAGCTAGCCGGGCAGGAAAATCCCCCCACCCAGCCTCCCCCACAGAGTGGGGAGGGGAATTAAGGTAAAGAAGGTGAACCACCATTTCTCCCTCCTTTGTGGGATGGGAAGTATAGGAATGCTGAATCTCAATGACCATAACTTTTTACTCCCTCTCCTGCTAGGAGGTGAATAGTGGAATTCAATATTGACCAACAATCCTCCCTCCCCTGGTGGGAGGGACAGAGGTAGGGGATCCGTAACATTTCCCCCCACCCAGCCTCCCCCACGAAGTGGGGAGGGAAGAAAGGAATGTAATTAGTGAAAAAGAAACTGACACCACTTGCCAAAAACCTTCGAAGACGCTTGACCGATGCGGAAACCAAACTCTGGCACTGCATCAATCGAAGATCACTTGGTTTAAAATTTCGCAGACAATGCCCGATAGGTAAGTATATTGTAGATTTTGTCTCATTTGATTCAATGGTCGTAGTAGAGGTCGATGGTGCAGGTCATCTTGAATCTGAATCGGATGTGATTAGAGACGAATGGTTAAAATCTCAAGGTTTTAAGGTGTTGAGATTCTGGGATAACGAAATTCTGAATAATATCGACGGTGTACTGGTCAAATTAAGTGAAGAACTCCCTCCCACCCAACCTCCCCCACAAAGGGGGTAGGGCTAGCCGCCGGAGGCGGCATTGGCGGAACTGCGTTCCGCAAAAAAGCGAAAGTCGCTAATCTCCCAACGCTCCCTCCCCTGGCGGGAGAGGG
This DNA window, taken from bacterium, encodes the following:
- a CDS encoding DUF559 domain-containing protein; translated protein: MKKKLTPLAKNLRRRLTDAETKLWHCINRRSLGLKFRRQCPIGKYIVDFVSFDSMVVVEVDGAGHLESESDVIRDEWLKSQGFKVLRFWDNEILNNIDGVLVKLSEELPPTQPPPQRG